One Phoenix dactylifera cultivar Barhee BC4 unplaced genomic scaffold, palm_55x_up_171113_PBpolish2nd_filt_p 000986F, whole genome shotgun sequence DNA window includes the following coding sequences:
- the LOC103717078 gene encoding LOW QUALITY PROTEIN: tuliposide A-converting enzyme 2, chloroplastic-like (The sequence of the model RefSeq protein was modified relative to this genomic sequence to represent the inferred CDS: deleted 1 base in 1 codon) yields the protein MDPDTEVQLDLAPFFRIYKSGRLERLVGTDVVPASVDPATGVTSKDVTIDPSTGVSARLYLPTTTNKTKLPVLIYIHGGGFVIETAFSPTYHNYLNSLVSQAQILAVSVDYRRVPEHPLPAAYDDVLAAAKWVASHAAGSGGPEPWLSEHGDLNRVFLAGDSAGANIAHNVTLRAGKTESGSGMRIKGLLLVHPFFWGSKPVGSESTDPEPRRRTEELWGFACPGTTGADDPWINPLAEGGPGLEGLPCERVLVTVAEKDFIRERGRAYYEGLKGSGWGGEAELLESEGMGHVFHLLDPTSEKAVAKMERVVAFLNCA from the exons ATGGATCCCGACACCGAAGTCCAACTCGACCTCGCCCCCTTCTTCCGCATCTACAAGAGCGGCCGCCTCGAACGCCTCGTCGGCACTGACGTCGTCCCCGCCTCCGTCGACCCCGCCACCGGCGTCACCTCCAAAGACGTCACCATCGACCCATCCACCGGCGTCTCCGCCCGCCTCTACCTCCCCACCACCACCAACAAAACCAAGCTCCCCGTCCTCATCTACATCCACGGCGGCGGCTTCGTCATCGAGACCGCCTTCTCCCCCACCTACCACAACTACCTCAACTCCCTCGTCTCCCAAGCCCAGATCCTCGCCGTCTCCGTCGACTATCGCCGCGTTCCGGAGCACCCGCTCCCCGCCGCGTACGACGACGTCTTGGCCGCCGCCAAGTGGGTCGCCTCCCACGCCGCTGGAAGCGGCGGCCCCGAGCCTTGGCTCTCCGAGCACGGCGACCTCAACCGCGTCTTCTTGGCCGGCGACAGCGCCGGCGCCAATATTGCCCACAACGTGACGCTGCGCGCCGGGAAGACAGAATCT GGATCTGGGATGCGGATCAAAGGATTGCTTTTAGTCCATCCGTTCTTCTGGGGGTCGAAGCCGGTGGGATCGGAGAGCACGGAcccggagccgaggaggaggacggAGGAGTTGTGGGGATTCGCGTGCCCGGGGACGACCGGGGCCGACGACCCTTGGATTAATCCGCTGGCGGAGGGGGGGCCGGGGTTGGAGGGTTTGCCGTGCGAGCGGGTGCTGGTGACGGTGGCGGAGAAAGATTTTAtcagggagagggggagggcgTACTACGAGGGGTTGAAGGGGAGCGGGTGGGGAGGGGAGGCGGAGCTGCTGGAGTCGGAGGGGATGGGCCATGTGTTCCATCTCCTGGACCCCACCAGCGAGAAGGCCGTGGCCAAGATGGAGCGCGTGGTTGCTTTCTTGAACTGCGCGTGA